The following are from one region of the Bradyrhizobium septentrionale genome:
- a CDS encoding MFS transporter, whose product MAHGSPTASGHGQAKPGEIAIGVIIGRTSEFFDFFVYAIASVIVFPKLVFPFVNELTGTLYSFGIFALAFAARPLGTVIFMAVDRRHGKGAKLVIALVLLGTSTVAIAFLPGYDTIGVAAIWLLAAARLAQGIAWGGAWDGLASLLAMNSPPNRRGWYAMVPQLGAPLGLIVASALFAFFAGNLSADDFFDWGWRYPFFVAFAINVVALFARLRMVATDEYSELFESRDLEPARVGETIKQEGRHILLGAFAPLASFALFHMVTVFPLSWVFLFTRESPVRFLIIEMIGAAVGVVAIIASGMIADRVGRKPLLLGSAVAIAVYSGFAPQLLDAGAVGETVYMVLGFVLLGLSFGQSSGAIASSFARTYRYTASALTSDFAWLFGAGFAPLAALLLATHFGLISAGAYLLSGAVWTLLALWLSGLREAEVN is encoded by the coding sequence ATGGCTCACGGCTCCCCGACGGCATCAGGTCACGGGCAGGCGAAACCCGGCGAAATCGCCATCGGCGTCATCATCGGACGCACCTCGGAATTCTTCGACTTCTTCGTCTATGCGATCGCCTCGGTGATCGTGTTCCCGAAGCTGGTCTTCCCGTTCGTCAATGAACTGACCGGCACGCTCTATTCGTTCGGGATCTTCGCGCTGGCTTTCGCCGCGCGGCCGCTCGGCACCGTGATCTTCATGGCGGTCGACCGCCGCCACGGCAAGGGCGCCAAGCTCGTCATCGCGCTGGTCCTGCTCGGCACCTCCACGGTCGCGATCGCCTTCCTGCCCGGCTACGACACGATCGGCGTGGCGGCGATCTGGCTGTTGGCCGCCGCGCGGCTCGCGCAGGGCATCGCCTGGGGCGGCGCGTGGGACGGTCTCGCCTCGCTGCTTGCGATGAATTCGCCGCCGAACCGCCGCGGCTGGTATGCGATGGTGCCGCAGCTCGGCGCGCCGCTCGGGCTGATCGTGGCGAGCGCGCTGTTCGCGTTCTTCGCCGGCAACCTCTCGGCGGATGATTTCTTCGATTGGGGCTGGCGCTATCCGTTCTTCGTCGCCTTCGCCATCAACGTGGTGGCGCTGTTCGCGCGGCTGCGCATGGTGGCGACCGATGAATATTCCGAGCTGTTCGAAAGCCGCGATCTGGAGCCGGCGCGCGTCGGCGAGACCATCAAGCAGGAGGGCCGCCACATCCTGCTCGGCGCCTTCGCGCCGCTGGCGAGCTTTGCCCTGTTCCACATGGTCACGGTGTTTCCGCTGTCCTGGGTGTTCCTGTTCACCAGGGAAAGCCCGGTGCGCTTCCTGATCATCGAGATGATCGGCGCCGCGGTCGGCGTCGTCGCGATCATCGCCTCCGGCATGATCGCCGACCGCGTCGGGCGCAAGCCGCTGCTGCTGGGGTCCGCGGTCGCGATCGCGGTGTATAGCGGCTTCGCCCCGCAGCTGCTCGATGCCGGTGCGGTCGGCGAGACCGTCTACATGGTGCTCGGCTTCGTGCTGCTCGGGCTGTCGTTCGGCCAGTCGTCGGGCGCGATCGCCTCGAGCTTCGCGCGGACCTATCGCTACACGGCCTCGGCGCTGACCTCGGATTTCGCCTGGCTGTTCGGCGCCGGCTTTGCGCCGCTCGCAGCGCTGCTGCTGGCGACCCATTTCGGCCTGATCTCGGCCGGCGCCTATCTCCTGTCGGGCGCGGTGTGGACGCTGCTGGCGCTGTGGCTCAGCGGCCTGCGCGAAGCGGAAGTCAATTAG
- a CDS encoding transporter has protein sequence MFPNRCGAVARLAQLGCALAALTLAAATAARADGCPKASDEIATDRPDVTNSSIVVPVGSLQNENGVNLTGRNAGRSIDGSNSRWRLGIAPCLEALIDLPSYTGTLKSPGASGFSDVAPGIKWQISPVPGKIDLSLTAGVALPTGAAEIAGRGAQPYIQLPWSWELHDGWGVSGMFTEFFRPAELTGRHMSEATFVIEKKLTERMSVFTEYVGDYPDGARPTQLINSGGLYRITPTQQVDLHIAFGLNRNSPNYIVGAGYSFRVDGLFR, from the coding sequence GTGTTTCCCAACCGGTGCGGCGCCGTCGCTCGACTTGCCCAACTCGGGTGCGCGCTTGCTGCGCTCACACTCGCAGCAGCCACCGCTGCGCGCGCGGACGGTTGTCCCAAGGCGAGCGACGAAATTGCGACCGACCGGCCCGACGTAACCAATTCGAGTATCGTCGTGCCGGTCGGGAGCTTGCAGAACGAGAACGGCGTCAACCTGACCGGCCGCAACGCTGGCCGCAGCATCGACGGCAGCAACAGCCGCTGGCGGCTCGGCATTGCACCCTGCCTCGAAGCGCTGATCGACCTGCCGAGCTATACCGGCACGCTGAAGTCGCCGGGAGCCTCGGGCTTTTCCGACGTCGCGCCCGGCATCAAATGGCAGATCAGCCCGGTGCCGGGGAAGATCGACCTCTCGCTCACCGCCGGCGTCGCGCTGCCGACCGGTGCGGCCGAAATCGCCGGGCGCGGCGCGCAGCCCTACATCCAGCTGCCATGGTCCTGGGAGCTGCATGACGGCTGGGGCGTCAGCGGCATGTTCACGGAATTCTTCCGCCCCGCCGAACTGACCGGACGGCATATGTCGGAAGCGACCTTCGTGATCGAGAAGAAGCTGACCGAGCGGATGAGTGTGTTCACTGAGTATGTCGGCGACTATCCCGACGGCGCGCGGCCGACCCAGCTGATCAATTCCGGCGGTCTCTACCGGATCACGCCGACCCAGCAGGTCGACCTCCATATCGCGTTCGGGCTCAACCGCAACTCGCCGAACTATATCGTCGGTGCGGGGTATTCGTTCCGCGTCGACGGACTGTTCCGATGA
- a CDS encoding c-type cytochrome, with protein sequence MTIRSIAGAIAPRHAKLAAMAAIALLLALNSARAAGDPARGATLYQGCGDCHSIEKNDVGPMHKGVVGRLAGTVAGYNYSPALKDSKIVWTEANLDKWLTGPDAMVPGTKMFYEVQDPKDRADIIAFLKEKAK encoded by the coding sequence ATGACCATTCGTTCGATCGCAGGCGCCATCGCGCCGCGGCACGCCAAACTCGCCGCGATGGCGGCGATTGCGCTTCTGCTCGCCCTCAACAGCGCCCGGGCGGCAGGAGATCCGGCGCGCGGCGCCACGCTGTATCAGGGCTGCGGCGATTGCCATTCGATCGAGAAGAACGACGTCGGCCCGATGCACAAGGGTGTCGTCGGCCGCCTCGCCGGCACCGTCGCGGGCTACAATTACTCGCCGGCGCTGAAGGACTCGAAGATCGTATGGACCGAGGCGAATCTCGACAAATGGCTGACCGGTCCGGACGCCATGGTTCCGGGCACCAAGATGTTCTACGAGGTTCAGGATCCGAAGGATCGCGCCGACATCATCGCGTTCCTCAAGGAGAAGGCGAAATAG
- a CDS encoding M48 family metalloprotease: MIEHAGRREEGTGRRLWAAPALVCAALTLSACGNIGNVGRFEQAPPTAAAAPAKPNRVVQQTPNSEREHERILSAYGGAYDDPKLEALISKTVDQLVAASERPDQAYKVTILNSGAVNAFALPTGQLYVTRGLIALASDTSELSSVLSHEMAHVLAKHAAMREDQARQAAVVTRVVTDMSSDPDLTALALAKTKLTMASFSRQQEFEADGIGVGIAARAHFDPYGAARFLTAMERNAALKVGKTALDPRAQDFTSSHPATPERISNAQTTARQYSSPENNERDRETYLAAIDNIVYGEDPSEGFVRGRRFLHPKLGFTFTAPDNFTLDNTAQAVIGVREGGSQAMRFDVVRVPAEQSLGDYLNSGWMEGVEKSSTEDLNINGFPAASATAHGDQWQFKVYALRFGSDVYRFIFAAKQKSTESERNARETVNSFRRLTLDEIQAARPLRIKVINVQPGDTVESLSHRMAGVDHPAERFRVLNGLDSHAQVKPRDRVKIVVD; encoded by the coding sequence CTGCGCCGGCGCTTGTCTGCGCGGCCCTGACGCTCTCGGCCTGCGGCAATATCGGCAATGTCGGCCGTTTCGAGCAGGCCCCCCCGACCGCAGCGGCGGCTCCGGCGAAGCCGAATCGCGTGGTGCAGCAGACGCCCAATAGCGAGCGCGAGCATGAGCGCATCCTGTCGGCCTATGGCGGCGCCTATGACGATCCGAAGCTCGAGGCCCTGATCAGCAAGACCGTCGATCAGTTGGTCGCCGCGTCCGAACGGCCCGACCAGGCCTACAAGGTCACGATCCTCAATTCCGGCGCGGTCAACGCCTTCGCGCTGCCGACCGGCCAGCTCTACGTCACGCGCGGCCTGATCGCGCTCGCCAGCGACACCTCCGAACTCTCCTCGGTGCTGAGCCACGAGATGGCGCATGTGCTGGCCAAGCACGCCGCGATGCGCGAGGACCAGGCGCGCCAGGCGGCGGTGGTGACGCGCGTCGTCACCGACATGAGCAGCGACCCCGATCTCACGGCGCTGGCGCTCGCCAAGACCAAGCTGACGATGGCGAGCTTCTCGCGGCAGCAGGAGTTCGAGGCCGACGGCATCGGCGTCGGGATCGCGGCGCGCGCGCATTTCGATCCCTACGGCGCGGCGCGCTTCCTGACCGCGATGGAGCGCAATGCCGCGCTCAAGGTCGGCAAGACCGCGCTCGATCCGCGCGCGCAGGACTTCACCTCGTCGCATCCGGCAACGCCAGAGCGCATCTCCAACGCGCAGACCACCGCGCGGCAATATTCGTCGCCCGAAAACAACGAGCGCGACCGCGAGACCTATCTCGCCGCGATCGACAACATCGTCTATGGCGAGGACCCCAGCGAGGGGTTTGTGCGGGGCCGCCGCTTCCTGCATCCCAAGCTCGGCTTCACCTTCACCGCGCCCGACAATTTCACGCTCGACAACACCGCGCAGGCGGTGATCGGCGTCCGCGAGGGCGGCAGCCAGGCGATGCGCTTCGATGTGGTGCGGGTGCCGGCCGAGCAGTCGCTCGGCGACTATCTGAACTCCGGCTGGATGGAAGGCGTCGAGAAGTCCTCGACCGAGGACCTCAACATCAACGGCTTTCCGGCGGCATCGGCCACCGCGCATGGCGACCAGTGGCAGTTCAAGGTCTACGCGCTGCGCTTCGGCAGCGACGTCTATCGCTTCATCTTCGCCGCCAAGCAGAAATCCACCGAAAGCGAGCGCAACGCGCGCGAGACCGTCAACTCGTTCCGCCGCCTGACGCTCGACGAGATCCAGGCCGCGCGCCCGCTGCGCATCAAGGTCATCAATGTGCAGCCCGGCGATACCGTGGAATCGCTGTCGCACCGCATGGCCGGCGTCGATCATCCGGCCGAGCGCTTCCGCGTGCTCAACGGACTCGATTCCCACGCCCAGGTGAAGCCGCGCGACCGCGTCAAGATCGTGGTGGATTGA